CGACGCGGGCTTGTGCTGCAGCATCAGCTGCCGCAGATAACTCAGCGTCAATCCTGTGTCGAGAATGTCCTCCACCAGGATCACGTGCTTGTCCTCAATCGGATTATCGATGTCCTTGATCAGCTTCACCTGGCCCGACGACACTCGCGCGCGTCCATAGCTCGAAACCGCGACGAAGTCGAACGTGTTGTCGACCGTGATCGATCGCGCCAGGTCCGACAGGAAAATCGCCGCGCCTTTCAGCACGCCGATCAGCACAATCTGCTTCCCAACGTAGTCGGCTGATATCTGCTCGCCCAACGCATGCACGCGTTCGGCGAGCTGCTCGCGCGAAAAAAGAACATCCATCTTCTGGGGAGGAACGTAGGCAGGTAAAGACATCTTAAGCGTAGGGTAGCGGATTGGAGCGATGAGGAAAAGCCGGGCACTTTAGCCTTTCTTGTTGTCATGCCCGCAGGGAATCTACCTTTCACCCGCGCCGATATACTTAAATCTGCATGTATCCGTACATTCACCTTGGCTCGTGGCACATCGGAACCTTTGGTCTGCTGCTCTGGCTGGCGGCAGTTTGTGCCACGGTCGTTCTCCACTTCAACTTCAAACGCAATGGCGTAGACGCAGATGCGCTGAACGTGGTCGCGCTAGCCGTCGTCGCCGGCATCCTCGGTGCCAAAGCCTGGCACGAGCTGCAGGATCCCACCCGGATTCTGCCCGAGATCCA
This Acidobacteriaceae bacterium DNA region includes the following protein-coding sequences:
- the hpt gene encoding hypoxanthine phosphoribosyltransferase, whose translation is MDVLFSREQLAERVHALGEQISADYVGKQIVLIGVLKGAAIFLSDLARSITVDNTFDFVAVSSYGRARVSSGQVKLIKDIDNPIEDKHVILVEDILDTGLTLSYLRQLMLQHKPASLKIATCLDKPDRRLVPIEADYVCFKIPNKFVVGYGMDFAERYRGVGDIRIYPDTPAGH